A single genomic interval of uncultured Sunxiuqinia sp. harbors:
- a CDS encoding NADH-quinone oxidoreductase subunit E, translating to MSSELKGRGGSGFPTGLNWKLTAEDQSDKKYVICNADEGEPGTFKDREILSEVPYKVLTAMAVCAHVIGSQKGFIYLRGEYKFLVPELTKVIDEFEHCCKEAGLNFKVKIFLGSGDYICGEETALFESMEGKRGEPRNKPPYPTSFGYLEKATVVNNVETLAHAFTIFKYGAKKFYDLGVQYSRGSKLFSVSGDTPKPDIYELELGMSLQDFVAEFGDGNTKAVQVRGASGFLVPHKRFEKTTIGYRGKLTGISLPTGGSMILFNSSRSTYNVLGNYLDFFRE from the coding sequence ATGAGTTCGGAACTTAAAGGGCGCGGAGGATCAGGATTTCCAACCGGCTTAAATTGGAAATTAACAGCCGAAGACCAATCAGATAAAAAATACGTTATATGCAATGCCGACGAAGGAGAACCGGGAACATTTAAAGACCGCGAAATTCTTTCGGAAGTTCCCTATAAGGTGCTAACAGCGATGGCAGTTTGCGCCCATGTTATTGGTTCGCAAAAAGGTTTTATTTATCTGCGGGGCGAATATAAATTTCTGGTTCCCGAACTAACAAAAGTAATTGACGAATTTGAACACTGCTGCAAAGAAGCAGGTCTCAATTTTAAGGTAAAAATATTCCTTGGCAGCGGTGACTACATTTGCGGCGAGGAAACAGCACTTTTTGAGTCGATGGAAGGCAAGCGGGGCGAACCTCGAAACAAACCACCCTACCCAACCTCGTTCGGATATCTGGAAAAAGCCACTGTTGTGAATAATGTAGAAACGCTAGCACACGCTTTTACCATTTTCAAGTACGGAGCAAAAAAATTCTACGATCTGGGTGTGCAGTATTCTCGAGGCTCAAAGCTATTTTCCGTTTCGGGAGATACACCAAAGCCTGATATTTACGAGCTGGAATTGGGAATGAGCTTACAGGATTTTGTTGCTGAATTTGGCGATGGCAACACCAAGGCCGTTCAGGTTCGCGGAGCTTCCGGTTTTTTGGTCCCCCACAAACGCTTCGAAAAAACAACAATTGGTTACCGGGGAAAACTCACTGGTATTTCATTACCCACCGGAGGCTCCATGATTCTGTTTAACAGCTCTCGTTCGACGTACAATGTACTGGGCAATTACTTGGATTTTTTTCGCGAGTAA
- a CDS encoding NAD(P)H-dependent oxidoreductase subunit E translates to MDPVQDLIKNLASQHGRNRTNILQGVVEQEKYLSEHSMIEIARELDMPVADVYDTATFYSFLEYQKMGTYIIRVCKTITCSMKGKNQILLTIENMLKIGVAETTSDGKFSLLKTNCLGWCHKAPAMLINKEVYTELTPDSVRDILTRYLKKQTQHYGCSDISIKKSQFHFLK, encoded by the coding sequence ATGGATCCAGTACAAGATCTGATTAAAAACCTGGCAAGCCAACACGGAAGAAATCGTACCAATATTTTACAAGGCGTTGTCGAACAGGAAAAATACCTATCGGAGCATTCGATGATTGAAATTGCCCGTGAACTGGACATGCCTGTAGCTGACGTTTATGACACTGCAACATTCTATTCGTTTCTGGAATATCAGAAAATGGGTACTTATATTATTCGGGTGTGCAAAACAATCACTTGTTCGATGAAAGGCAAAAACCAAATTTTACTAACCATTGAAAACATGTTGAAAATTGGCGTGGCAGAGACAACGTCAGACGGTAAATTTTCGCTACTAAAAACCAACTGTCTGGGCTGGTGCCACAAGGCTCCGGCAATGCTGATCAATAAAGAAGTGTATACGGAACTTACTCCTGATTCAGTCAGAGATATTTTAACCCGTTATCTTAAAAAACAAACACAACATTATGGTTGCAGCGACATATCAATTAAAAAGAGCCAATTTCATTTTTTAAAATGA